A genomic stretch from Caulobacter sp. FWC2 includes:
- a CDS encoding host attachment protein: protein MTPDARTLIVVADGRRARLLEQPRLDGPLHDRPEWLPGLKEQHDHAAPSHITHAGDAHDRAEKAFLDDLARRIDDLNARQGFDHVILVAPPRALGHLRRGLSTAVMRKVVGSDAHERVDATIITLQSVVHAARLAHAA from the coding sequence ATGACCCCCGACGCAAGAACCCTGATCGTCGTCGCGGACGGACGCCGCGCCCGGCTGCTGGAGCAGCCGCGCCTCGACGGTCCGCTGCATGATCGTCCTGAATGGCTGCCCGGCCTGAAGGAGCAGCACGACCACGCCGCGCCCAGTCACATCACCCATGCCGGCGACGCCCATGACCGGGCAGAGAAGGCGTTCCTGGATGACCTGGCCCGTCGCATCGACGACCTGAACGCCCGCCAAGGCTTCGATCATGTGATCCTGGTCGCCCCGCCCCGCGCACTGGGCCACCTGCGGCGCGGCCTGTCGACGGCGGTGATGCGCAAGGTGGTCGGCTCGGACGCCCATGAACGGGTCGACGCCACCATCATCACCCTGCAGAGCGTTGTCCACGCCGCGCGCCTCGCCCACGCCGCCTGA